GTGGCTGCGGCCCAGGCGGGGGCGGGGTTCCAGGAGGCGGTCGACGCGTTCGCCCAGGAGGCGGTGGGTGGAGGCGCAGGAGAGGACGCCCCGGTGTTGGTTCAGTTCGATCAGGGCCAATGCCGTGGTCAGGTGACCGCAGCGGCGGGAGGCGGTGTCGTCGGCGGCGAGTTCGACCAGGCGGTGGGTCTGGTCGCAGAAGTGGGCGAAGAGCGGGATACGGGGGAAACCGGTGGCCAGGGCAGTGGAGAGGTGGAGCAGCCAGTCGTGGCGGGCACGGGCGTGGCCGCGTTCGTGGGTGAGGACCGCGTCGAGCTGGTGGTCGGTGAGGCGGTGCAGGGCGCCGGTGGTGACGATCAGCTGGGGCGGGTTGCCGGGCATCCACCAGGCGTCGGGGTACTCGTCCTCCAGCACCAGCAGAGGCCCGCGCGCGGCGGGCAGTCCGGCCGGCAGGTCGGGGGCGCGTTCGCGCAGGTGGGCGCGGGCCTGGCCACGGCGTCGGCGGGCCTCGGCGAGCTCACGGGCGAGCATCGCGGTCGTCCAGGCGGCCCCGCAGGCCAGCAACAGGGTCAGGCCGGCGGCCCAGATCGGGGCGGCGGAGAGGTCGTACGCGGCGGTCACGCCGGGCGGCGCCGGAGCGAAGACGTGGTCGCGGACGGTGTGGAAGACGGCCGCGGTGCCCAGCACGAGCGCCGTCAGACAGCACAGCAGGACGGTGGCGACCAGGCACTGCCACACCCACAGCGCGACCACGGGATCCCGTTCGGGCCACGACGCTCGGGTCAGTGCGCGCGGGACCGGCACGGCGGCCGTCAGGGCGACGGCGCTCAGCAGGAGCAGGCAGACAGTCATGCCACGGGCTCCGGATCCTGGTCGGAAAAAGGGCGGCTACGGGTGCAAGGGGTGCACGGGAGTGCACAGGTGGGGTGGTGCGGGGCGGCGGGTCCGTCGTCGTACCGCGCGGTGCCGCCCGCCCCCAGTATGACGGCGGCGGGCGGCGCGCGGCAGGTTTCGGGAGTCGTCCGGTGTGAGGCGTGGT
The nucleotide sequence above comes from Streptomyces sp. NL15-2K. Encoded proteins:
- a CDS encoding M56 family metallopeptidase: MTVCLLLLSAVALTAAVPVPRALTRASWPERDPVVALWVWQCLVATVLLCCLTALVLGTAAVFHTVRDHVFAPAPPGVTAAYDLSAAPIWAAGLTLLLACGAAWTTAMLARELAEARRRRGQARAHLRERAPDLPAGLPAARGPLLVLEDEYPDAWWMPGNPPQLIVTTGALHRLTDHQLDAVLTHERGHARARHDWLLHLSTALATGFPRIPLFAHFCDQTHRLVELAADDTASRRCGHLTTALALIELNQHRGVLSCASTHRLLGERVDRLLEPRPRLGRSHRALTTTVAALVPLLPLLITFAPGLTALS